One segment of Desulfovibrio sp. JC010 DNA contains the following:
- a CDS encoding serine dehydratase subunit alpha family protein, with amino-acid sequence MTYSVKEILHLEVSPALGCTEPVAIALATAAAASVMPEKQPDKIEVWVDPNIYKNGLAVIIPGTGGLNGLDTAAALGALYGDPALGLEVLEPLNETSTKEACKYKESNPVTVNLLENRHGIYVRALLSYGKSSVETIIEGVHDNIISLTLDGKPVKDSALVKTQQAQKTDMSRLEDYIKTLSLSELVDMLSELDEEDFAFLQEGITYNMRLADHGLKHGSGLAVGATLEKLARMKILSRDMILAARIVTSAASDARMGGIKLPAMSSGGSGNHGLTAILPIHAVSEYVDCSEKTMLEAIALSHLVTAYVKAQTGRLSAVCGCSVAAGAGATAGITYLMGGTPAQMSGAITNLTEDLAGIICDGAKCGCALKLATAAGTAVQAALFAIHGVNVHSTDGIIGASPEQTMQNIGTLSTQGMIDTDRTILKIMLEKHFAGTEN; translated from the coding sequence ATGACATATTCTGTAAAAGAAATCCTGCATCTCGAAGTATCTCCGGCACTGGGCTGCACCGAGCCGGTAGCCATTGCCCTTGCCACTGCTGCTGCAGCCTCGGTCATGCCCGAAAAACAGCCGGATAAAATCGAAGTCTGGGTTGATCCCAATATATATAAAAACGGGCTGGCAGTTATCATCCCCGGAACAGGCGGGCTGAACGGCCTCGATACAGCAGCTGCCCTTGGTGCGCTTTACGGTGATCCCGCATTGGGGCTGGAAGTTCTTGAACCGCTCAACGAGACCTCAACCAAAGAAGCCTGCAAATACAAAGAGAGCAACCCCGTAACTGTAAACCTGCTCGAAAACAGACACGGCATCTATGTACGGGCACTGCTCAGCTACGGCAAAAGCAGTGTGGAAACAATCATTGAAGGCGTACACGACAATATCATTTCCCTGACCCTTGACGGTAAACCGGTCAAAGATTCTGCGCTGGTTAAAACCCAGCAGGCCCAGAAAACAGACATGTCCAGACTTGAGGACTATATAAAAACCCTCTCCCTTTCCGAACTTGTGGACATGCTCAGCGAACTGGATGAAGAAGACTTCGCATTCCTTCAGGAAGGCATTACCTACAACATGCGCCTTGCCGACCACGGCCTGAAGCACGGCTCCGGGCTGGCCGTGGGGGCCACTCTTGAAAAACTGGCCCGCATGAAAATTCTCAGCCGGGACATGATTCTGGCCGCACGCATTGTCACTTCGGCAGCTTCAGATGCCCGCATGGGCGGCATCAAACTTCCGGCCATGAGTTCCGGGGGGTCCGGTAACCATGGCTTGACTGCCATTCTGCCTATCCATGCTGTCAGCGAATATGTAGACTGCTCTGAAAAAACCATGCTCGAAGCCATTGCCCTGAGCCACCTTGTCACCGCCTACGTGAAGGCGCAGACCGGGCGGCTATCCGCTGTATGCGGATGTTCTGTTGCAGCCGGAGCCGGAGCAACCGCCGGAATAACCTATCTCATGGGCGGCACCCCGGCCCAGATGTCCGGGGCCATCACCAACCTCACCGAGGACCTTGCCGGGATCATCTGCGACGGAGCTAAATGCGGCTGCGCACTCAAGCTGGCCACTGCCGCAGGAACAGCTGTGCAGGCCGCGCTGTTCGCCATCCACGGTGTAAACGTCCATTCCACAGACGGCATTATCGGCGCGTCCCCCGAGCAGACCATGCAGAACATCGGCACCCTCAGCACGCAGGGCATGATTGACACGGACCGAACCATCCTGAAAATCATGCTTGAAAAACACTTTGCCGGCACGGAAAACTGA
- a CDS encoding OmpA family protein, which translates to MHSRKVVLTLTVALVALLAFGSMAFAESRIVLKPKVDAFAYFVDTSPSMSQSYGSTGNPKIIAGLNALKRLNNVVPELGYDSALYAMPDFATYAPKSIFSRSAMAKGLASVPSDLPFFQSTPMGEGFEDLDNAVQNWQGKFAVIFVSDGLSNSGRSPIRVVSDMAKKYGDRFCLHVISVADTAKGKSNLKRMASLTPCGVYVDATALADKAVLDKFAQDVFYTQEEELIVEVIEEVVITPVVPVQEKIVFRNFNFGFDKYQITDEMVPALTEAAALLDEFPNLKVLVGGHTDSSGSEAYNQGLSERRARAVADWLAANGVAPERLQVKGYGELNPKYDNKTKEGRKLNRRVEIDVED; encoded by the coding sequence ATGCATAGCAGAAAAGTTGTTTTAACCCTGACAGTTGCCTTAGTCGCTCTTCTGGCCTTCGGCTCTATGGCCTTTGCGGAATCCAGAATTGTACTCAAACCCAAAGTTGATGCCTTCGCATATTTCGTAGACACCTCTCCGTCCATGTCCCAGTCTTACGGCTCCACCGGCAACCCTAAAATCATTGCCGGACTCAACGCCTTGAAAAGACTGAACAACGTTGTTCCCGAGCTGGGTTACGACTCTGCTCTTTACGCCATGCCCGACTTTGCGACCTACGCTCCCAAATCAATTTTCAGCAGATCAGCCATGGCTAAAGGACTCGCTTCCGTACCCAGCGACCTGCCTTTCTTCCAGTCCACCCCCATGGGCGAAGGCTTTGAAGATCTTGATAATGCAGTCCAGAACTGGCAGGGCAAATTCGCGGTAATCTTTGTTTCCGACGGTCTGTCCAACAGCGGACGCAGCCCCATCCGTGTTGTTTCCGACATGGCTAAAAAATACGGTGACCGTTTCTGCCTGCACGTCATCAGCGTTGCCGACACCGCGAAAGGCAAGTCCAACCTGAAGCGCATGGCCAGCCTAACCCCCTGTGGTGTTTATGTTGACGCCACCGCCCTCGCAGACAAAGCTGTTCTCGATAAATTCGCGCAGGACGTATTCTACACTCAGGAAGAAGAACTCATCGTTGAAGTAATTGAAGAAGTAGTAATCACCCCGGTAGTTCCGGTTCAGGAAAAAATCGTTTTCCGCAACTTCAACTTCGGTTTCGACAAATACCAGATCACTGATGAAATGGTTCCCGCACTGACCGAAGCAGCTGCACTGCTCGACGAATTCCCCAACCTCAAGGTTCTGGTTGGCGGACACACTGACTCCTCCGGCTCCGAAGCATACAACCAGGGCCTCTCCGAGCGCAGAGCCAGGGCCGTTGCCGACTGGCTGGCAGCAAACGGTGTTGCTCCTGAACGGTTGCAGGTAAAAGGCTACGGCGAACTGAACCCCAAGTATGACAACAAGACCAAAGAAGGACGCAAGCTTAACCGCCGCGTTGAAATCGACGTAGAAGACTAG
- a CDS encoding methyl-accepting chemotaxis protein, protein MNFIKTSLGNKVMVLTSLLTATAFIILFLANSFWQQNTMMEEIESNAYKTADMLQLAIREPMAKGDNRATTEKFATVSKKYKDVEIYLTNFKGNITYSTNTGDIRSDIKDKIRDKDINSIIANSLKNPLKDGLLSEINGREVFVEVETIKNEKGCYHCHGRRQPVLGSLVMVQDVSHQFATFHASQFKGAALSFCGFISLLAALLFFMRRSIVNRIQIISGATSDFAQGDLDAKFDVDSCDELGLLGDNLGEMARQIKDQLVYNRGVLSGINVPMFVTDGEDRFDFINGRLLEILGKTESDVLGKPVGDIFRSEGKSITSGAKPRGLLRYEREDGVEFPLRYQVSPLLNAENETVGAIAVTIDLTEEEANRKHIEQQQEALLEVANEVTEVARNLLSYTTELSQQMNELTSGVDTTAMQTGQVATAMEEMNATVLEVAQNTSETAEASDRANSVARDGGQVVSNTVSEIHIVTETTEKLSGMLADLSERAINIGEVMSVINDIADQTNLLALNAAIEAARAGEAGRGFAVVADEVRKLAEKTMGATNEVESAISLIQQSTNQVVSEMGGVQGRVENSVQMAEGAGGVLDQIVNESETIADMVRAIATAAEQQTATSDEINNSVTEINSLSQALSEGIQNANSNIQEVAEMAEKLSQLVERFK, encoded by the coding sequence ATGAATTTTATCAAGACTTCCCTCGGCAACAAAGTTATGGTCCTGACCTCTTTGCTTACGGCCACTGCTTTTATTATCCTCTTCCTTGCCAACTCTTTCTGGCAGCAGAATACCATGATGGAAGAGATTGAAAGTAATGCCTATAAAACTGCGGACATGCTGCAGTTGGCCATCCGTGAGCCCATGGCAAAGGGTGATAACCGTGCAACAACTGAAAAATTCGCTACTGTTTCCAAAAAATATAAAGATGTTGAGATTTACCTGACCAACTTTAAGGGCAACATCACCTACTCCACTAATACCGGTGATATCCGTTCCGACATCAAAGATAAAATTCGTGATAAGGATATAAATTCCATTATTGCGAACAGCCTTAAGAATCCCCTTAAAGACGGACTTCTTTCCGAAATTAACGGCAGGGAAGTTTTTGTTGAGGTGGAGACAATCAAAAACGAAAAAGGCTGCTACCACTGCCATGGCAGAAGACAGCCGGTTCTCGGTTCACTGGTCATGGTGCAGGATGTTTCGCATCAGTTCGCAACTTTCCATGCCTCCCAGTTTAAAGGGGCGGCACTTTCTTTTTGCGGATTCATTTCCCTGCTCGCAGCTCTCCTGTTCTTCATGCGCAGGTCTATTGTGAACCGCATCCAGATTATCTCCGGTGCGACCAGTGATTTCGCACAGGGTGACCTTGATGCGAAGTTTGATGTGGACAGCTGTGACGAGCTTGGTCTGCTTGGGGATAACCTCGGTGAAATGGCCCGGCAGATCAAGGATCAGCTGGTTTACAACCGTGGTGTGCTCAGCGGCATTAATGTACCTATGTTCGTGACTGACGGCGAGGACAGGTTTGACTTCATCAATGGTCGTTTGCTCGAAATCCTCGGCAAGACTGAGTCTGATGTGCTCGGCAAGCCTGTGGGAGATATTTTCCGCAGTGAAGGCAAGTCCATAACATCCGGAGCAAAGCCCAGAGGGTTGCTAAGATATGAAAGGGAAGACGGGGTGGAATTCCCGTTGCGTTATCAGGTTTCACCTTTGCTTAATGCCGAAAATGAGACTGTCGGAGCCATCGCGGTGACAATTGATCTCACTGAAGAGGAGGCCAATCGTAAGCATATTGAGCAGCAGCAGGAAGCTCTGCTTGAAGTTGCGAACGAGGTGACTGAAGTGGCAAGGAATCTGCTTTCCTACACCACAGAGCTCTCGCAGCAGATGAATGAGCTTACTTCAGGTGTTGATACCACTGCCATGCAGACCGGACAGGTCGCCACCGCCATGGAAGAAATGAACGCCACAGTGCTTGAGGTTGCCCAGAATACCAGCGAAACCGCCGAAGCTTCCGACAGGGCCAATTCCGTTGCCCGTGACGGTGGACAGGTGGTCAGCAACACTGTTTCAGAAATTCATATTGTTACCGAAACCACGGAAAAGCTTTCCGGTATGCTGGCCGACCTTTCGGAGCGGGCCATTAATATCGGCGAGGTCATGTCCGTGATTAACGATATTGCCGACCAGACCAACCTGCTGGCACTCAACGCAGCTATCGAAGCAGCCCGTGCCGGTGAGGCCGGACGCGGTTTCGCAGTCGTTGCCGACGAAGTCCGCAAGCTGGCAGAAAAAACCATGGGTGCTACCAACGAAGTTGAAAGTGCCATCTCCCTCATTCAGCAGTCCACCAATCAGGTGGTGTCCGAGATGGGCGGCGTACAGGGCAGAGTTGAAAACTCCGTGCAGATGGCCGAAGGAGCAGGCGGTGTTCTTGATCAGATCGTAAACGAAAGTGAAACCATTGCCGATATGGTCCGGGCTATTGCAACAGCTGCCGAGCAGCAGACTGCCACCAGTGACGAGATCAACAACAGCGTCACCGAAATCAACAGTCTTTCGCAGGCCTTGTCCGAAGGTATTCAGAATGCCAACTCCAATATTCAGGAAGTGGCGGAAATGGCTGAAAAACTGAGTCAGCTGGTCGAACGATTCAAGTAA
- a CDS encoding cytochrome c family protein yields MMGRGFAVRIGVFVAVIVVYSCALAGYGITDSAVYVGSEACEECHEVEYRNYKKFSKKAHSAKSVKIMASDLDADELKECFVCHATGYGKPGGFTSFEETPHLADAGCEVCHGPGSLHVEDGDPELIKLKMTIEECEVCHNAERVNNFNYKPLIFGGAH; encoded by the coding sequence ATGATGGGAAGAGGTTTTGCCGTGCGAATAGGGGTGTTTGTTGCGGTCATTGTTGTTTACAGCTGTGCGCTGGCCGGATACGGGATAACCGATTCGGCTGTATACGTGGGGTCTGAGGCATGCGAAGAATGTCACGAAGTGGAATACCGCAACTATAAAAAATTTTCCAAAAAAGCCCATTCCGCTAAAAGCGTGAAGATAATGGCTTCAGATCTCGATGCCGATGAACTGAAGGAATGTTTTGTCTGTCATGCTACCGGATATGGGAAGCCCGGCGGTTTTACTTCTTTTGAAGAGACCCCCCACCTTGCCGATGCCGGTTGTGAAGTCTGTCATGGTCCCGGTTCCCTGCATGTGGAAGACGGTGATCCTGAATTGATCAAACTCAAAATGACCATCGAAGAATGCGAAGTCTGCCACAATGCGGAAAGGGTCAATAACTTTAACTACAAGCCGCTGATTTTCGGCGGTGCGCACTAG
- a CDS encoding 4Fe-4S dicluster domain-containing protein, which translates to MGIVNITKTYDADFVKQVEKESGQDMSLCYQCGNCTAGCPYTFAYDIPVSRIMRLVQAGQKDTVLKCKSIWLCATCESCTTRCPNNIDVAHIMDVLRHMARREGYASVPTVKKFWDSFLDSVENNGRVFEVGLLAAYVAKTGRFWTDLDLGPKVLPKGKMHFKPHEIQGKDEIKKIFKRFEEESRK; encoded by the coding sequence ATGGGAATAGTTAACATTACCAAGACTTACGATGCCGATTTTGTAAAGCAGGTAGAAAAAGAAAGCGGACAGGACATGTCCCTTTGCTACCAGTGCGGTAACTGTACCGCCGGGTGCCCGTACACATTCGCGTACGACATCCCTGTAAGCAGAATCATGCGTCTCGTTCAGGCAGGGCAAAAGGATACCGTGCTCAAGTGCAAATCCATCTGGCTTTGCGCAACCTGTGAATCCTGCACCACAAGGTGCCCCAACAACATCGACGTGGCCCACATCATGGATGTGCTGCGCCACATGGCCCGCAGGGAAGGATACGCTTCCGTACCCACGGTCAAAAAATTCTGGGACAGCTTCCTCGATTCCGTTGAAAACAACGGAAGAGTGTTCGAAGTGGGCCTGCTTGCGGCTTATGTAGCCAAAACAGGACGTTTCTGGACCGACCTTGATCTGGGACCGAAAGTGCTGCCCAAAGGCAAAATGCATTTCAAACCCCACGAAATTCAGGGCAAGGATGAAATCAAAAAAATCTTCAAGAGATTCGAAGAGGAGTCCCGCAAATGA
- a CDS encoding CoB--CoM heterodisulfide reductase iron-sulfur subunit B family protein, with product MSDSLTYAYYPGCSGSGTSMEYDMSTRAVCDKLGIRLTDIPDWSCCGSTPAHTVDHTLSSALSARNLQLVEKMNMDTAITPCPSCLTNLKTAEHRMEKDEMRDKVNKLLDNPYNGGVATKSVLQIIVEDLGLDALKKSTIKPLKGLKVAAYYGCIMNRPPEVMNFDDPEHPMAMDNIMKAMGATVLPFPLKVECCGASFGIPRKDVVMNLSGKLLDVADDLGVDALVTACPLCQMNLDLRQSQVNSATGARHDLPIFYYTQLMGIALGMSEKEMGMDKLCVSPRKALAAIGKEEKK from the coding sequence ATGAGTGATTCCTTAACATACGCCTACTATCCCGGATGCTCCGGATCAGGAACATCCATGGAATATGACATGTCCACCCGGGCTGTCTGTGATAAGCTGGGCATCCGGCTGACAGACATCCCGGACTGGAGCTGCTGCGGTTCCACCCCGGCTCACACCGTGGACCACACCCTTTCCAGTGCACTCTCCGCCCGCAACCTGCAGTTGGTGGAGAAGATGAACATGGACACCGCAATCACCCCCTGCCCCAGCTGTCTGACCAACCTCAAGACCGCAGAACATCGTATGGAAAAAGACGAGATGCGCGACAAGGTCAACAAACTGCTGGACAATCCCTACAACGGCGGGGTTGCGACCAAATCCGTGCTCCAGATCATCGTGGAAGACTTAGGTCTTGACGCGCTGAAGAAAAGCACCATCAAACCGCTCAAAGGGCTGAAAGTTGCCGCCTACTACGGCTGCATCATGAACCGTCCCCCGGAAGTGATGAACTTCGATGACCCCGAACACCCCATGGCCATGGACAACATCATGAAAGCCATGGGTGCCACCGTACTGCCCTTTCCTTTAAAGGTAGAGTGCTGCGGTGCCTCCTTCGGTATTCCCCGCAAGGATGTGGTCATGAACCTGTCCGGAAAGCTGCTTGACGTGGCAGACGATCTCGGTGTTGACGCACTGGTTACCGCCTGCCCCCTGTGCCAGATGAACCTTGACCTGCGCCAGTCTCAGGTCAACTCCGCCACAGGTGCCAGGCACGACCTGCCCATCTTCTACTACACCCAGCTCATGGGTATCGCCCTCGGCATGAGTGAAAAAGAAATGGGAATGGACAAGCTCTGCGTGAGCCCCCGTAAAGCTCTTGCCGCCATCGGCAAAGAAGAGAAAAAATAG
- a CDS encoding CoB--CoM heterodisulfide reductase iron-sulfur subunit A family protein, producing the protein MKIGVFVCHCGTNIEGTVDTAAVAAAAREFPGVVFATDTMYACSEPGQDEIIEAIKEHKLDGVVVASCTPRMHEPTFRKTLERAGLNRYLFEMANIREHVSWIGRDREANTNKSVDLVRMAAAKLLNNKPLNAKFFDMNKRVMIVGGGVAGIQAALDCADGGLDVILVEKTSSIGGKMAKLDKTFPTVDCSSCILGPRMVDVAQHPNITLYACSEIEEVNGYVGNFSVKVKRKATYVDWDKCTGCGICMEKCPSKKADNPFDEDLGKAPAINIPFPQAIPKKAVIDPNFCIKIKRDKCGVCAKVCPSEAIVYDQVDEFVVEEVGAVVAATGFDLVDWTVYGEYGGGEYPDVITSLQYERMLSASGPTEGHIKRPSDGKEPKNVVFIQCVGSRDKSIGRPYCSGFCCMYTAKQAILTKDHCPDSQSYVFYMDIRSPGKMFDEFTRRAQEEYEARYIRGRVSMIYPKGDKLVVRGADTLMGEQVEVDADLVVLAVGAEAAVGASDLAKKLRISYDAYGFFMEGHPKLKPVETNTAGVFLAGSCQGPKDIPSSVAQGSAAAAKVLAMFAKDQLESDPAVSVVDIKRCIGCGKCISTCPFGAIKEVDFRGQPKAEVIETICQGCGICTSTCPQGAIQLQHFTDNQILAEVNAVCRF; encoded by the coding sequence ATGAAAATAGGAGTCTTTGTCTGCCATTGCGGGACAAACATCGAAGGTACCGTGGACACCGCTGCCGTTGCCGCAGCCGCACGGGAATTCCCCGGTGTTGTTTTCGCAACAGATACAATGTACGCCTGCTCCGAACCCGGACAGGACGAGATCATAGAAGCAATCAAGGAACACAAACTCGACGGCGTGGTCGTGGCATCCTGCACACCCAGAATGCACGAACCCACCTTCCGCAAAACCCTCGAAAGAGCGGGCCTTAACCGCTACCTTTTCGAGATGGCCAACATTCGCGAACACGTTTCCTGGATCGGTCGGGACCGCGAAGCCAACACCAATAAATCCGTTGACCTTGTCCGCATGGCAGCGGCTAAACTGCTCAACAACAAACCCCTCAATGCCAAATTCTTTGACATGAACAAAAGGGTTATGATTGTGGGCGGCGGTGTTGCCGGTATTCAGGCTGCGCTTGACTGCGCGGACGGCGGCCTCGATGTTATCCTTGTTGAAAAAACATCCTCCATCGGCGGTAAGATGGCTAAACTGGATAAGACTTTCCCCACTGTGGACTGCTCCAGTTGTATCCTCGGCCCCCGCATGGTTGACGTTGCCCAGCACCCAAACATCACCCTTTACGCCTGCTCGGAAATTGAGGAAGTAAACGGTTATGTGGGTAACTTCTCTGTTAAAGTTAAAAGAAAAGCCACTTATGTTGACTGGGACAAATGCACCGGTTGCGGAATCTGCATGGAAAAATGCCCCAGCAAAAAAGCTGACAACCCCTTTGACGAAGATCTGGGTAAAGCACCCGCCATCAATATTCCCTTTCCGCAGGCCATCCCCAAGAAAGCGGTTATTGATCCCAACTTCTGCATCAAAATCAAACGCGATAAATGCGGCGTATGCGCCAAGGTCTGCCCCTCTGAAGCCATCGTTTACGATCAGGTGGATGAATTCGTAGTTGAAGAAGTGGGCGCAGTTGTTGCGGCCACCGGTTTCGACCTCGTGGACTGGACTGTATACGGAGAATACGGCGGCGGTGAATACCCCGACGTAATCACCTCCCTGCAGTACGAACGCATGCTCTCCGCTTCCGGCCCCACCGAAGGTCACATCAAGCGTCCTTCCGACGGCAAGGAACCCAAGAACGTGGTCTTCATCCAGTGCGTAGGCTCCCGTGACAAATCCATCGGACGTCCCTACTGCTCCGGTTTCTGCTGCATGTACACTGCAAAGCAGGCCATCCTGACCAAGGACCACTGCCCGGATTCACAGTCCTACGTATTCTACATGGATATCCGTTCCCCGGGTAAGATGTTCGATGAATTCACCCGCAGGGCGCAGGAAGAATACGAAGCACGCTACATCCGTGGTCGCGTGTCCATGATCTACCCCAAGGGCGACAAACTCGTTGTCCGCGGCGCCGACACCCTCATGGGTGAACAGGTCGAAGTGGACGCGGACCTCGTAGTCCTCGCTGTGGGTGCTGAAGCTGCCGTGGGCGCATCCGATCTGGCCAAGAAGCTGCGCATCTCCTACGATGCCTACGGTTTCTTCATGGAAGGCCACCCCAAACTCAAGCCTGTTGAAACCAACACCGCCGGGGTTTTCCTGGCCGGTTCATGTCAGGGTCCCAAAGACATTCCTTCCTCTGTTGCGCAGGGTAGCGCGGCAGCGGCAAAGGTTCTGGCCATGTTCGCCAAGGACCAGCTGGAAAGTGACCCCGCGGTTTCTGTAGTTGATATCAAACGCTGCATCGGTTGCGGCAAATGCATCAGCACCTGCCCCTTTGGAGCTATTAAAGAAGTAGACTTCCGCGGGCAGCCCAAAGCTGAGGTGATTGAAACAATTTGTCAGGGCTGCGGTATCTGCACATCCACCTGTCCGCAGGGTGCAATCCAGCTCCAGCACTTCACTGACAATCAGATTCTTGCGGAGGTTAACGCAGTATGCCGGTTCTAG
- a CDS encoding hydrogenase iron-sulfur subunit, with protein sequence MPVLEGKELRIVGFLCNWCSYGGADTAGVGRFTQPTDLRVIKVPCSGRIDPLFIVKTLMSGADGVLVSGCHPNDCHYAEGNFYARRRLEMLKRFIPMLGIDPERFDYTWVSASEGQRWQEVVTKFTEQIHKLGPARKIEGPDAEETLKLMEASL encoded by the coding sequence ATGCCGGTTCTAGAAGGTAAAGAACTCAGAATCGTCGGTTTTCTCTGCAACTGGTGCTCCTACGGCGGTGCTGACACCGCAGGCGTAGGAAGATTCACCCAGCCGACTGACCTGAGAGTCATCAAGGTTCCCTGTTCAGGCAGGATTGATCCTCTGTTTATTGTGAAGACACTCATGTCCGGTGCGGACGGAGTGCTCGTGTCCGGTTGTCACCCCAATGACTGCCACTACGCTGAAGGTAACTTCTATGCCCGCCGCAGGCTGGAAATGCTCAAAAGGTTCATCCCCATGCTGGGAATCGATCCTGAGCGTTTCGACTACACCTGGGTTTCCGCATCAGAAGGCCAGCGCTGGCAGGAAGTTGTGACCAAGTTCACCGAACAGATTCACAAACTCGGCCCGGCCCGTAAGATCGAAGGCCCGGATGCTGAGGAGACACTCAAATTGATGGAAGCATCCCTTTAG